A genomic stretch from Antarcticibacterium flavum includes:
- a CDS encoding lipoate--protein ligase produces the protein MIFIDNEGINDPRVNLALEEYALRNFDSGTDFLLFYINEPSIIIGRNQNTLEEINLDYVEEKGLHVVRRMSGGGAVYHDFGNLNFSFITDHDVKSLNNFKKFTQPVISILNDMKVPAELKGRNDIVVNDRKISGNAQFSTGKRMFSHGTLLLDSELGEVANALNVKMSKIQSKGHKSVRSRVANISEFLEKKLDIEEFRSLILKGLYEQREDFETYRLTEEEWKGVHRLKEEKYGTWDWNFGNSPKFNIQRVKRFPIGEIDLRIFVEKGKITSFKIYGDFFGKEPVETLEKLFIGARYDKPEIASLLEPVIIEDYFGALSKEDYLELVYGNDGEQDLPPIF, from the coding sequence ATGATCTTTATAGATAATGAAGGGATCAATGATCCACGTGTGAACCTCGCACTTGAAGAATACGCCCTGCGCAATTTTGATTCAGGAACAGACTTTTTGTTATTCTATATCAATGAACCGTCCATCATTATTGGCCGCAACCAAAATACCCTGGAGGAGATCAACCTGGATTATGTGGAGGAGAAAGGCTTGCACGTGGTAAGAAGAATGTCGGGCGGGGGTGCTGTGTATCACGATTTTGGGAACCTCAACTTCAGCTTTATTACAGATCACGATGTAAAGAGCCTTAACAATTTCAAAAAGTTCACCCAGCCGGTTATCAGTATTCTCAATGATATGAAGGTCCCTGCAGAGCTAAAAGGGAGGAATGATATTGTGGTAAATGACAGGAAGATCTCGGGGAACGCTCAATTTTCCACAGGAAAAAGAATGTTTAGTCACGGCACCTTATTACTGGACAGTGAATTGGGAGAAGTTGCCAATGCACTGAATGTCAAAATGAGTAAGATCCAGTCTAAAGGACATAAATCTGTAAGAAGCAGGGTGGCCAACATTAGTGAATTCCTTGAGAAGAAACTGGATATTGAAGAATTTCGCTCACTTATACTTAAAGGGCTCTATGAACAAAGGGAAGATTTTGAAACCTACAGGTTAACTGAAGAAGAATGGAAAGGTGTACACCGGCTTAAGGAAGAAAAATACGGCACCTGGGACTGGAATTTTGGCAATTCTCCAAAATTTAATATCCAGCGTGTAAAAAGGTTTCCAATTGGGGAGATCGATCTTAGGATCTTCGTGGAAAAAGGAAAGATCACCTCTTTTAAGATTTATGGAGATTTCTTCGGAAAAGAGCCGGTTGAGACCCTGGAGAAACTATTTATTGGCGCCCGCTATGATAAACCGGAAATAGCAAGTCTGCTGGAACCTGTTATTATTGAGGACTATTTTGGCGCCCTTTCCAAGGAGGACTATCTTGAGCTGGTTTATGGCAATGACGGCGAACAGGACCTCCCCCCTATCTTTTGA
- a CDS encoding DUF438 domain-containing protein gives MNSAPVTTDLAPGHPVSIYNKEKEVILQLFNEMNATDPEKEYQKFYNIFNELQSIERRFERKENQLFPVLEKHGWNGPSKNMWSFHDTIREQFRILRKKIEEREYVKIEEDLSYLISSISRLLLTEETVLFPNALEILNEKDWINVRKGEEEIGWMLKEEPKAFPKEPEYIHPSQDHTKRELSFSTENTSHYEEGYMTIDQVNLLLRTMPLDITYVDENDKVIFYNRGEERVFPRSAGIIGREVKFCHPPKSVGTVLKILEEFRLGNKNEASFWINFKGRLIYIRYFAVRDENKAYRGVIEMSQDITDIKNIEGEKRLLDWE, from the coding sequence ATGAATTCAGCACCTGTTACTACCGACCTGGCACCGGGACATCCTGTCTCTATATATAATAAAGAAAAGGAGGTGATCCTTCAGCTATTCAACGAGATGAATGCTACAGATCCTGAAAAGGAATACCAGAAATTCTATAACATCTTTAATGAGCTTCAGAGTATAGAGCGGCGTTTTGAGCGAAAAGAAAATCAGCTATTCCCTGTCCTTGAAAAACATGGCTGGAACGGACCCTCCAAAAATATGTGGTCTTTTCATGACACCATCCGGGAACAATTCCGCATCCTTCGTAAAAAGATCGAGGAAAGGGAATATGTAAAAATCGAGGAGGATCTTTCTTATTTAATTAGCAGCATATCAAGATTACTGCTTACAGAAGAGACTGTCCTTTTCCCTAATGCACTGGAAATCCTGAACGAAAAGGATTGGATAAATGTGCGAAAAGGAGAAGAAGAAATTGGCTGGATGTTAAAAGAGGAACCCAAAGCCTTTCCAAAGGAACCGGAATATATTCATCCATCGCAGGATCATACCAAAAGGGAATTATCCTTTTCCACAGAGAATACCAGCCATTATGAGGAAGGCTATATGACCATAGACCAGGTGAACCTTTTACTTCGCACTATGCCGCTGGATATTACTTATGTAGATGAGAATGATAAAGTGATCTTTTATAACCGTGGGGAGGAAAGGGTATTTCCCAGAAGCGCAGGGATCATCGGCCGGGAAGTCAAATTTTGTCATCCTCCAAAAAGCGTGGGAACGGTCTTAAAGATACTGGAAGAGTTTCGTTTAGGTAATAAAAATGAAGCTTCCTTCTGGATAAATTTTAAAGGCAGGTTGATATACATACGTTACTTCGCAGTACGCGATGAGAACAAGGCCTATCGAGGGGTTATAGAAATGTCCCAGGACATAACCGATATTAAAAATATAGAGGGAGAAAAGCGCCTTCTGGATTGGGAATAA
- a CDS encoding DUF4136 domain-containing protein, translating to MKYYFKLVFYFSFIFLIGCGGSNVRTTKTTNKDLSNYNSFAYLPNTSPEVEGRNYNDEQVNTAIIETINSNMREAGYTVNRDNPDLLVLVSTAVDTQTRSRTQPVYAGYPYTSGVTTVSPFYSPYYYRGFASYNRVVGYDTDTYQYQEGTLVINFVDRETRETVWKGIASDNIYTQGNTAAIQEMVDDIFEQYPLNE from the coding sequence ATGAAGTATTATTTTAAACTCGTTTTTTATTTCTCTTTTATTTTTTTAATTGGTTGCGGTGGGAGCAACGTGCGTACTACTAAAACTACAAATAAGGATCTAAGCAATTATAACAGCTTTGCTTATTTACCTAATACTTCCCCAGAGGTTGAAGGAAGAAATTATAATGATGAACAGGTGAATACCGCAATTATAGAAACTATTAATTCTAATATGAGAGAAGCGGGTTATACTGTAAATCGTGACAATCCAGATCTACTGGTGCTGGTAAGTACGGCGGTAGATACCCAAACCCGGTCCAGGACGCAGCCGGTTTATGCGGGTTATCCTTATACATCTGGTGTTACCACAGTAAGTCCTTTTTATAGTCCTTATTATTACCGGGGGTTTGCTAGTTATAACAGGGTGGTTGGATATGATACAGATACCTACCAGTATCAGGAAGGAACACTGGTGATAAATTTTGTTGACAGAGAGACCCGCGAAACAGTATGGAAGGGGATAGCCTCAGATAATATTTACACACAAGGCAATACGGCCGCTATTCAGGAAATGGTAGATGATATTTTTGAGCAATACCCTCTTAATGAATAA
- a CDS encoding DUF4159 domain-containing protein — MTKFFFTRLQYESGNWDVDQRMPSNLLNALVEYTTLQVDTRENIVPLSSDEIFKCPFCYISGHKLVEFTPKEKENFEKYIRNGGFVFADDCNHDIDGLFAKSFERQMEEIFGAGELKKIPNNHELYNVFFEFENGPPTTSQELNGWGDDLVHDYLKAIEINGRIGVLYSNKDYGCEWDYDFRNKRFYKIDNTRFGVNIVMYALTS, encoded by the coding sequence ATGACCAAATTCTTCTTCACAAGACTTCAATACGAATCCGGTAATTGGGATGTGGATCAAAGGATGCCCTCCAATTTGCTGAATGCGCTTGTGGAGTATACTACCCTGCAGGTAGATACCAGGGAGAATATTGTGCCGTTGAGCAGTGATGAGATCTTTAAATGCCCTTTTTGCTATATTTCTGGACATAAGCTGGTGGAGTTTACCCCAAAAGAGAAAGAGAATTTTGAGAAATACATTCGCAATGGCGGATTTGTGTTTGCCGATGATTGTAACCACGATATCGACGGACTTTTCGCCAAATCCTTTGAAAGACAAATGGAGGAGATCTTCGGAGCTGGAGAGTTGAAAAAGATCCCGAATAACCACGAACTTTACAATGTCTTTTTTGAATTTGAGAATGGTCCGCCTACCACTTCGCAGGAGTTGAACGGCTGGGGGGATGATCTGGTGCACGATTATTTAAAGGCGATAGAAATTAATGGCAGGATAGGAGTTCTTTACAGCAATAAGGATTACGGCTGTGAGTGGGATTACGACTTCCGGAACAAAAGATTTTATAAAATAGATAATACCCGCTTTGGGGTTAATATAGTGATGTATGCACTTACATCATAA
- a CDS encoding peptidase U32 family protein, with protein sequence MTTKAGKMELMAPAGNFESLQAALDNGADSVYFGVEQLNMRARASINFTMDDLPEIVKRCEAKNVRTYLTLNTIIYDHDLSLIKTLLNKAKEAGITAVIASDQAVIASARGIGMDVHISTQLNITNIETVKFYSLFAETMVLSRELSLRQVKKITEQIKKENITGPSGKLVEIEIFGHGALCMAVSGKCYLSLHSHNSSANRGACKQNCRKKYTVIDQESGFEIEIDNEYMMSPKDLCTINFLDEVKEAGIQVLKIEGRGRAPEYVATVTKAYREAIDALEDGTFSEEKVDKWMEQLSTVYNRGFWSGYYLGQKLGEWSKTSGSQATQKKVYVGKGVHYFPKAKIAEFKIEAYDIKIGDRILVTGPSTGAQEVVLQEMLVNDKEIERAAKGDSCTIKLPFRVRMSDKLYKIVEA encoded by the coding sequence ATGACAACTAAAGCTGGAAAAATGGAGCTTATGGCTCCTGCGGGTAATTTTGAAAGCCTGCAGGCGGCCCTTGATAACGGGGCAGATTCAGTTTATTTTGGGGTGGAACAGCTTAATATGCGCGCCCGGGCATCCATCAATTTTACTATGGACGACCTGCCGGAGATCGTTAAGAGGTGCGAAGCAAAGAATGTGCGAACATATCTAACTTTAAATACCATCATCTACGATCACGATCTATCTTTAATTAAGACCCTTCTTAATAAAGCGAAGGAGGCAGGAATTACAGCAGTGATAGCATCAGACCAGGCAGTGATCGCATCGGCTCGCGGAATTGGAATGGATGTACATATTTCTACTCAGTTGAATATCACCAATATCGAAACTGTAAAATTCTACAGCCTCTTTGCTGAAACTATGGTCCTCTCAAGAGAGCTGAGTCTTCGGCAGGTAAAGAAGATCACAGAACAGATAAAAAAAGAGAACATCACCGGCCCCTCCGGAAAGCTGGTCGAAATCGAGATATTTGGCCATGGTGCTTTATGTATGGCGGTTTCCGGTAAATGTTATCTTAGTTTGCATTCGCACAATTCTTCAGCCAACAGGGGAGCTTGTAAACAAAATTGCCGAAAGAAATATACGGTGATCGATCAGGAATCAGGTTTTGAGATCGAGATCGATAATGAATATATGATGTCCCCTAAGGACCTTTGCACCATCAACTTCCTGGATGAGGTAAAGGAAGCCGGGATACAGGTGTTAAAGATAGAAGGCCGCGGCCGTGCGCCCGAATATGTTGCCACGGTGACAAAAGCTTATCGTGAAGCTATAGATGCTCTTGAGGACGGTACTTTTTCAGAAGAAAAAGTTGATAAATGGATGGAGCAGCTAAGCACCGTCTACAACCGTGGATTCTGGAGTGGTTATTATCTGGGGCAAAAATTGGGAGAATGGAGCAAAACTTCAGGTTCGCAGGCCACTCAAAAAAAGGTGTACGTGGGCAAAGGAGTTCATTACTTTCCGAAGGCTAAAATAGCCGAATTCAAGATCGAAGCCTATGATATTAAAATAGGGGATAGGATCCTGGTGACCGGTCCCAGTACAGGAGCGCAGGAAGTGGTACTTCAGGAAATGCTCGTTAATGATAAAGAGATAGAAAGGGCAGCTAAGGGAGACAGCTGTACTATTAAGCTGCCATTCAGGGTTAGGATGAGTGATAAACTATACAAAATAGTGGAGGCCTAA
- a CDS encoding TldD/PmbA family protein → MAIYTKEEARRIMEKALSFSTADSCEISLGGSNSGNIRYARNTVSTSGYRSNQNLSVTSSFGKKSGSATIDEFDDASLEKVVRRAEELAKLSPENPEFMEPLGPQEYDEPRTFIEATANITPEQRAKVAAASINPASEKDVTAAGFLNDSAGFRAIMNSKGLFAYNKGTNVDFTVTMRTNDGTGSGWVTRDYNDISKFNAEEAATVAIDKAVMSREARAIEPGRYTVILEPAASVDLLRNMRGSFNARTADEGRSFMSKDGGTKLGQKIVDERVNIWSDPLHAEVPTSTWNGEGMPLKRTKWIENGVVKNLAYSRYWAEQKGVDPVPFPPNLIMEGGSASLQDLIKSTKRGILVTRLWYIRGVDPQTLLYTGLTRDGTFYIENGEIRYPVKNFRFNESPIIMLNNLEELGQQVRIDGNLIPYMKVRDFTFTSLSDAV, encoded by the coding sequence ATGGCAATATATACAAAAGAAGAAGCACGCAGGATCATGGAAAAAGCCCTGAGCTTTTCCACGGCCGACTCGTGTGAAATAAGCCTTGGAGGTAGCAATAGTGGGAACATTCGCTATGCCCGTAATACCGTTTCTACATCGGGTTACCGCTCCAATCAGAATTTAAGTGTGACCTCCAGTTTTGGCAAGAAATCGGGTTCTGCTACAATAGATGAATTTGATGACGCTTCCCTGGAGAAGGTGGTGAGAAGAGCCGAGGAGCTGGCAAAGCTATCTCCTGAGAACCCTGAATTTATGGAACCTCTTGGTCCGCAGGAATATGATGAGCCGCGTACTTTTATAGAAGCTACGGCCAACATCACTCCGGAACAACGGGCAAAGGTAGCGGCAGCCAGTATTAACCCGGCTTCAGAAAAAGATGTTACTGCAGCAGGCTTTCTTAATGACAGTGCGGGTTTTCGCGCAATTATGAATTCTAAAGGACTTTTTGCCTACAACAAAGGCACGAATGTGGATTTCACAGTAACAATGAGGACCAATGACGGCACTGGCTCCGGATGGGTAACCAGGGATTATAATGACATTTCCAAGTTCAATGCAGAGGAAGCTGCAACAGTAGCAATAGATAAGGCTGTGATGTCCAGGGAAGCAAGAGCCATCGAACCGGGAAGATATACTGTTATCCTCGAACCGGCAGCATCTGTAGACCTTTTGCGTAATATGAGAGGATCTTTCAATGCCCGGACTGCAGATGAAGGCAGGAGCTTTATGTCCAAAGATGGAGGGACCAAGCTGGGTCAAAAAATTGTGGATGAGCGAGTGAACATCTGGAGCGATCCCCTGCACGCTGAAGTTCCCACTTCCACCTGGAACGGTGAAGGAATGCCATTGAAAAGAACCAAATGGATAGAGAATGGCGTGGTTAAAAACCTGGCTTATTCCCGCTACTGGGCAGAGCAAAAAGGAGTGGATCCTGTTCCTTTCCCTCCAAACCTTATTATGGAAGGCGGCAGCGCATCTCTTCAGGACCTTATTAAAAGTACCAAAAGAGGGATTCTTGTAACACGCCTGTGGTACATCCGCGGGGTAGATCCGCAGACTTTGCTTTATACAGGCCTTACCCGTGACGGTACTTTTTATATCGAGAACGGCGAAATAAGATACCCTGTGAAGAACTTCAGGTTCAATGAAAGCCCTATCATCATGCTGAACAACCTTGAAGAACTCGGCCAGCAGGTAAGAATTGACGGAAATTTAATTCCATATATGAAAGTGAGGGACTTCACCTTCACCAGCCTTTCTGATGCTGTATAG
- a CDS encoding TldD/PmbA family protein, translating into MKRRSFVQLAGLGAGAMMMPSLLLGNNIPVEALMDPGMDVAVKKRLADVALNTARSLGASYADARIGRYLNQFISTREDKVQNVVNTESFGIGIRVIANGTWGFASTNDVTEEGIKKATDQAVAIAKANAMIQKEPVVLAPVEAYGDVSWKTSIKKDFKEVPVSEKVELLLKANAAAMDNGANFVNSNLFMVNEQKYFASTEGSYIDQDIHRIWPTFGVTAIDRQANKFKSRDAMSAPMGMGYEYLDGLDSEKLEGPSGLRLYRNSYDIVEDATLAAKQAKEMLSAKSVEPGKYDLVLEPNHLGLTIHESVGHPLELDRVLGYEANYAGTSFATLDKWKSGDFQYGSDIVNLVADKTQPHSLGAVGYDDEGVKTKQWDLVRNGILTNYQAIRDQVQMIDQNESHGCCYAQSWNDVQFQRMPNVSLEPGKEKYSINDMIKDVEKGIYIAGRGSYSIDQQRYNFQFGGTVFYEIKNGEIVGMLDDVAYQSNTQEFWNSCSKICDESDYRMFGSFFDGKGQPSQVSAVSHGSSTTRFDGVNVINTGRSV; encoded by the coding sequence ATGAAAAGAAGAAGTTTTGTTCAATTAGCAGGTTTGGGAGCCGGTGCGATGATGATGCCGTCCCTTCTCCTGGGTAACAATATTCCGGTGGAGGCATTGATGGATCCGGGTATGGATGTCGCGGTCAAGAAAAGACTGGCCGATGTCGCATTGAATACCGCCAGATCTTTAGGAGCGTCTTATGCCGATGCAAGGATAGGAAGATATCTTAACCAGTTTATTTCTACCCGGGAAGATAAGGTGCAAAATGTAGTAAACACAGAATCCTTCGGAATCGGAATTCGTGTGATCGCCAACGGCACCTGGGGGTTTGCATCTACCAATGATGTAACAGAGGAAGGGATTAAAAAAGCAACAGACCAGGCAGTGGCTATTGCAAAAGCCAATGCGATGATCCAAAAAGAGCCGGTGGTGCTTGCGCCCGTGGAGGCTTACGGTGATGTTTCCTGGAAGACGTCAATCAAAAAGGATTTTAAGGAAGTTCCGGTTTCAGAAAAAGTGGAATTGCTGCTGAAGGCTAATGCCGCTGCGATGGATAACGGAGCCAACTTTGTGAATTCCAACCTGTTCATGGTGAATGAACAAAAATATTTCGCTTCTACTGAAGGTTCTTATATAGACCAGGATATTCACCGTATCTGGCCCACTTTCGGGGTAACCGCCATAGACAGGCAGGCCAATAAATTCAAGTCCAGGGATGCGATGAGCGCCCCTATGGGAATGGGATATGAATATCTCGACGGGCTGGATTCTGAAAAACTGGAAGGCCCTTCAGGATTAAGATTATACAGAAACAGCTATGACATTGTTGAAGACGCGACCCTTGCAGCCAAACAGGCTAAGGAAATGCTTTCCGCAAAATCTGTTGAACCGGGGAAATACGACCTTGTTCTTGAACCAAACCATTTAGGGTTGACCATTCACGAATCTGTTGGCCACCCGCTGGAACTGGATCGTGTACTTGGTTATGAAGCCAATTATGCCGGTACAAGTTTCGCCACCCTTGATAAATGGAAATCTGGCGACTTCCAATATGGAAGCGATATTGTAAACCTTGTTGCCGATAAAACTCAGCCGCACTCCCTTGGAGCAGTGGGGTATGATGATGAAGGTGTGAAGACCAAGCAATGGGATCTTGTTCGCAATGGAATTCTTACAAATTACCAGGCGATAAGAGACCAGGTGCAAATGATAGACCAGAATGAATCTCACGGTTGCTGTTACGCCCAGAGCTGGAATGATGTACAATTCCAGCGGATGCCTAATGTTTCCCTGGAACCGGGAAAAGAAAAGTACTCCATCAATGATATGATAAAGGATGTGGAGAAAGGAATCTATATTGCTGGCAGGGGATCTTATTCCATTGACCAGCAGCGATACAACTTCCAGTTTGGAGGTACAGTATTCTATGAGATCAAAAACGGCGAGATCGTGGGAATGCTGGATGATGTAGCTTACCAGTCCAATACCCAGGAATTCTGGAATTCCTGCTCAAAGATATGCGATGAAAGCGATTATCGCATGTTCGGATCTTTCTTTGATGGGAAAGGCCAGCCTTCACAGGTAAGCGCAGTTTCGCACGGTAGTTCCACCACCAGGTTTGATGGTGTAAATGTCATCAATACAGGTCGTTCGGTTTAA
- the dinB gene encoding DNA polymerase IV: MNKSIIHLDLDTFFVSAERRLDSRLQDKPLIVGGIGDRGVVSACSYETRKFGVHSGMSMKVARQLCPHATVIKGDSSVYTKFSHEVTEIIKSRVPAFEKASIDEFYADLTGMDKFFGIKQFAHELRQTIIKETRLPISFGLSQNKIVSKIATGEAKPNNELYINNGEEKSFLAPLSANKIPMIGNKTFQKLLSLGIRKIETLQQMPVEMLETVLGKNGRIIWKRANGIDDTPIIPFHERKSISAERTFNRDTTNMQQLQATLVGMAENLAYQLRRGDKLTSVVSVKIRYSDFHTCSKQAKIPYTSADHVLISRVEELFKQLYTRRLLIRLIGIKYSGLVGGHYQINLFDDSEKMLGLYNSLDRIRNRFGEHSVVRASTYGGTSVGRGTNPFNGEPPVVLAHRHQ; this comes from the coding sequence ATGAACAAATCGATCATACATCTGGACCTTGATACTTTTTTTGTTTCGGCAGAGCGGCGCCTGGATTCCCGCCTGCAGGATAAGCCTCTTATAGTGGGCGGAATTGGAGACCGGGGGGTGGTCTCTGCCTGCAGTTATGAGACCCGAAAGTTTGGTGTACACTCCGGCATGTCTATGAAAGTCGCCCGGCAGCTATGTCCGCATGCCACGGTGATAAAAGGGGATTCCTCGGTCTACACCAAATTCTCCCACGAGGTGACAGAAATTATCAAGAGCAGGGTGCCGGCTTTTGAAAAAGCCAGTATAGATGAGTTTTATGCAGATCTCACGGGGATGGATAAATTCTTTGGAATAAAACAGTTTGCCCATGAGCTGCGGCAAACTATTATAAAGGAGACCAGGCTGCCCATTTCCTTTGGATTATCACAAAATAAGATCGTTTCCAAAATAGCGACGGGCGAGGCAAAGCCCAATAATGAGCTTTATATCAATAACGGGGAGGAGAAATCTTTCCTGGCGCCGCTCTCTGCCAATAAGATCCCGATGATAGGCAACAAGACCTTTCAAAAATTGCTGAGCCTTGGGATCCGAAAAATTGAGACCCTGCAGCAAATGCCGGTGGAGATGCTGGAAACCGTGCTGGGAAAGAACGGCAGGATCATCTGGAAAAGAGCCAACGGGATTGATGATACTCCCATTATCCCGTTTCACGAGCGCAAATCCATATCGGCCGAGCGTACTTTTAACCGGGATACCACCAATATGCAGCAATTGCAGGCAACCCTGGTGGGAATGGCAGAGAACCTGGCTTACCAGCTGCGGCGGGGAGATAAGCTCACCTCGGTGGTAAGCGTGAAAATTCGGTATTCAGATTTTCATACCTGTTCCAAGCAGGCCAAGATCCCTTACACCAGTGCAGATCATGTTCTTATCTCCCGGGTAGAGGAACTTTTTAAACAACTCTACACCCGCCGACTGCTTATAAGGCTCATAGGGATAAAATATTCCGGTCTTGTAGGCGGACATTATCAGATCAATCTTTTTGATGATTCTGAAAAAATGCTGGGGCTTTATAATTCCCTGGACAGGATAAGGAACCGGTTTGGAGAACACAGCGTGGTGCGGGCGTCCACCTACGGCGGCACCAGTGTAGGCCGCGGCACAAACCCCTTTAACGGCGAGCCGCCGGTGGTGCTGGCGCATAGACACCAGTAA
- a CDS encoding ferredoxin has translation MVVVTLQREKCIGCNYCVELAPEQFQMSKKDGKSVLLKAINKKGFHTLKSPDHSIAENAEAAAKACPVNIISVREI, from the coding sequence ATGGTGGTGGTGACCCTGCAAAGGGAAAAATGTATTGGATGTAATTACTGCGTGGAACTTGCCCCGGAGCAGTTCCAAATGTCCAAAAAAGATGGGAAAAGCGTTTTGCTGAAGGCCATAAACAAAAAAGGATTCCACACCCTGAAATCCCCAGATCATTCTATTGCCGAAAATGCTGAAGCTGCCGCAAAGGCCTGTCCTGTGAATATTATTTCGGTGAGGGAGATTTAG
- a CDS encoding SOS response-associated peptidase — MCYRTKLNSKLSEIEKAFEGRFIEPDAYTPMEEINAFTFSKTPVITDENRGEIQMYNWGLIPFWAKDDKIRKMTLNAKIETVDEKPAFRNSVNNRCLVIADGYYEWQWLDPAGKNKQKYLLLPKEQEIFAFAGIYSSWKDPGTNELVNSYSILTTEANELMSKIHNNKKRMPVVLRKEDRKHWLEGKDVESFAFPYEVELTAREVS, encoded by the coding sequence ATGTGTTACCGTACAAAGCTCAATTCAAAATTAAGCGAGATTGAAAAGGCATTTGAAGGCCGCTTCATTGAGCCCGATGCATATACTCCCATGGAAGAGATCAATGCGTTTACCTTCTCCAAAACCCCGGTAATTACAGATGAAAACCGGGGTGAGATACAAATGTACAACTGGGGATTGATCCCTTTTTGGGCTAAGGATGATAAGATCAGGAAAATGACTCTAAATGCCAAGATTGAAACTGTTGATGAAAAACCTGCTTTCAGGAATTCTGTGAACAACAGGTGCCTGGTAATTGCAGATGGATACTACGAATGGCAGTGGCTGGATCCTGCTGGAAAAAACAAACAAAAGTACCTGTTGTTGCCAAAAGAGCAGGAAATATTTGCGTTTGCGGGGATCTACTCCTCCTGGAAAGATCCCGGAACCAATGAGCTGGTGAATTCTTATTCGATCCTTACTACTGAAGCCAATGAGCTAATGAGTAAGATCCATAACAACAAAAAACGGATGCCGGTTGTGCTCAGGAAAGAGGACAGGAAGCATTGGCTGGAGGGAAAGGATGTGGAAAGTTTTGCATTTCCATACGAGGTTGAGCTTACAGCAAGAGAGGTGAGCTAA